A genomic region of uncultured Paludibaculum sp. contains the following coding sequences:
- the dtd gene encoding D-aminoacyl-tRNA deacylase encodes MRAIVQRVKKASVEVDGRITGSIGQGILVLLGVTHGDTEAEADYLLDRITGLRMFNDAAGKMNLSLRDVGGRLLVVSQFTLYGDVRKGRRPSFDLAAPAEQARRLYEYFVDQARASGVATETGEFQAHMDVSLVNDGPVTFVLESK; translated from the coding sequence ATGCGCGCGATTGTACAGAGAGTGAAGAAGGCCAGCGTCGAAGTGGACGGCCGCATTACGGGTTCCATCGGCCAAGGCATCCTGGTTTTGCTGGGCGTCACGCACGGCGATACGGAAGCGGAAGCCGACTATCTGCTGGACCGCATCACCGGTCTCCGTATGTTCAACGACGCGGCCGGCAAGATGAATCTTAGCTTGCGCGACGTGGGCGGCCGTCTGTTGGTGGTCTCGCAATTCACGCTCTATGGAGACGTGCGCAAGGGACGCCGGCCCAGCTTCGATCTGGCGGCCCCGGCCGAGCAGGCCCGCCGTCTGTACGAGTATTTCGTCGACCAGGCAAGGGCCAGCGGGGTAGCGACAGAAACCGGCGAGTTCCAGGCCCATATGGACGTGTCTTTGGTAAACGACGGCCCCGTGACCTTCGTCCTGGAATCGAAGTAA
- a CDS encoding serine hydrolase domain-containing protein, protein MTNPTARPLWFCRLAAVILPLAAAAQSIPKPPAIDAEVRKVMKKADANGLALAVIDHGKVAYVQAYGTRNAKGEPLTPDTVMYGASLTKTVFAYTVMQLVEQGKLRLDTPIKEYLEKPLPTYGPDPVFPDKYGPYKDLAGDPRWQKITPRMALTHSIGFSNFWFLEPDEKLRIHFEPGARYSYSGEGLILLQFVIEHGRKDLGLGLDVGDLTKANFDRLGMTRTSLMWRDDFAANLADGWNDQGQPQEHDQRSKVRAAGSMDTTISDLSKFAAALVRGDGLSAASRAELTKRQLHIKTAHQFPPAQPELPAAQQRKDLYAGLGVIVFDGPQGHGFLKGGHDGQTANTLVCLEKGQRCALILSNDVRAEKGFAELVRFLLGNTGVPYDWEYGDSAGKS, encoded by the coding sequence ATGACCAACCCCACTGCCCGCCCCCTCTGGTTCTGCCGCCTGGCCGCCGTAATCCTTCCCTTGGCCGCTGCTGCTCAGTCCATTCCTAAGCCCCCGGCTATCGACGCCGAAGTCCGCAAGGTCATGAAGAAGGCCGATGCCAACGGCCTGGCCCTGGCGGTGATCGATCACGGCAAGGTCGCGTATGTGCAGGCTTACGGCACCCGCAACGCCAAGGGCGAGCCGCTGACTCCAGATACTGTCATGTACGGGGCGTCGCTCACGAAGACGGTCTTTGCTTATACGGTGATGCAGCTCGTCGAGCAGGGCAAGCTACGCCTGGATACGCCCATCAAGGAGTATCTCGAGAAGCCGCTGCCGACGTACGGGCCCGATCCGGTCTTTCCCGATAAGTACGGCCCCTACAAGGACCTGGCCGGCGATCCGCGCTGGCAGAAGATCACGCCCCGCATGGCGCTTACGCACTCCATCGGCTTCAGCAACTTCTGGTTTCTGGAGCCGGATGAGAAGCTGCGGATTCACTTCGAGCCGGGGGCACGGTACAGCTACTCCGGCGAGGGGCTGATCCTATTGCAGTTCGTCATTGAGCACGGGCGAAAGGATCTCGGTCTCGGGCTGGATGTGGGCGACCTGACCAAGGCAAACTTCGACCGGCTCGGCATGACGCGCACGAGCCTGATGTGGCGGGACGACTTCGCTGCGAATCTGGCCGACGGTTGGAACGACCAGGGCCAGCCGCAGGAACACGACCAGCGGAGCAAGGTGCGGGCGGCGGGCTCCATGGATACGACGATCTCGGATCTGTCGAAGTTCGCGGCGGCGCTGGTGCGTGGGGATGGGCTTAGCGCGGCGTCGCGCGCGGAGCTGACGAAGCGGCAACTCCATATCAAGACGGCCCATCAGTTTCCTCCGGCTCAGCCGGAATTACCGGCTGCCCAACAGCGCAAGGATCTCTACGCGGGGCTTGGGGTGATCGTGTTCGATGGGCCTCAGGGACATGGGTTCTTGAAGGGCGGGCATGATGGGCAGACCGCGAATACCCTGGTGTGCCTGGAGAAGGGGCAGCGGTGCGCCTTGATTTTGTCGAATGATGTTCGGGCGGAGAAGGGGTTCGCGGAACTGGTGCGGTTTCTACTGGGCAATACCGGTGTCCCTTATGACTGGGAGTATGGGGACTCCGCCGGGAAGTCGTAG